The Telopea speciosissima isolate NSW1024214 ecotype Mountain lineage chromosome 11, Tspe_v1, whole genome shotgun sequence genome includes the window taccttttttttttattgagaaaAAGAAGGCTGTCAGGCTGCGTGGtgcctacacctagacacaaaaagggtaaaatgacaACCCAAcattgaaatgaaaaatctcaccccTGTTGGACGCCcaatgtgctctcattggctccccGTGCTGGTGCAAGAGCTACACAGCTGAGCAGCAATCCCCCTCCCTTTAATATAATTGAATAGGGAATGTTCTTGAATTGTACAATCATCCCAAAAGTCTAATATGGTAGATACAATGGAGTTGCGATCAGCTCCTCACATGGTGTGCCACTCTACATGGATCTCATCGTCCATAAGGTGAGGCTCTCACGTGACTCACGTCTAAGAGATGGATCGATGTGAGAgcctcacctcatggatcccgACTCGATCTTAGGGggaccaaaaaagtaaaaagattCAGCAATCTAAATGAAGTCCAGAAGTCAAAAAAAATTTGGCAAAAATACTTCAAAATTTCTGAAAAAGCTGTACTCTATCTCTGCAATATGAAAAATCTATCATACTAAAATGATAGAAATATAATTCCACTTAAGACATGTCAGAGActctgaaatgaaaaaaaaaaaaaaaaaaaaaacagagtaatTAAGCATAGCAAGATCTACACAAGTTCTAAATGTAAGAAACCCATGTCCAAaatgattaaaagaaaaacaaaacagggTAATTTAGCTTAAactatctctcttctcaaagAAAACCAACAACTTATTCATATATACCTGAATGAAATCAACATTAGGAAAGTTCCTCAGAAAATCTTCAATGAGACTCTTGCTCAGAGGTGCTGCACCAGATGATACTTGTTTCAAGCTTGGAAACTCATGTCTCTTTTTTGATCTCACAAGAGACCTCAGTATTGGTGGAACAGCAGGTACATGTGTGACTCTATACTTATCAATGGCTTTcaccatttcttcttcactGAACTTCCTCATCACAACAACCGTCGTTCCTAAAGACAATAATCCGGTTGCAAACAGGGAAAGACCATAGACATGGAACAAAGGAAGAGTAGCCAAGTACACATTCTCTGAAGCTGGGTAATTGTACTGAAAAGCTTCAAATCTAACAAACAGCTCTACTGATGCTATTAGATTCCTATGTGTCATAACAACCCCTTTACTAGGACCAGAAGTACCTGAAGAGAATAGAATGGTTGCTGTGTCTTCTTGTTTGATTAGTGGCTTTGGTGCTAAGTTTGGTTTACTAGAAAGAAGTTtataaaaacaggaaaattcaGGGGAGTTTGAAATTGAATCCACATTCTCAGGCACTGcaataaccccaacacccattTTCTCAATTTCATTGATCTTACCTGAACTGGTAAAAACAAAACTTGTTCTGCATTGATTCAACTGCTTCTGTATCTCAGGGAGACTACTGAGAGGATTAATGGCAGTGGCAATGCCACCAATGGACAAGATACCCATGAATATAATAGGGAAGTAAATGGTGTTGGGTAATAGAATTGAAACAACATCTCCTTGAGAGATCCCAATTTCATATAGGCCAGAAGCTATGGATTTCACCATTTGAGGCAGTTTGGAGTAAGGAATTGTGAACCCAGATGAGGAATCTATAAGGGCTGAAACTCCATTATGTTTGTGTGAGAATATCAAAGAGACAACATCTTGGAATGGGTATGTGGGGAGCTGAATGGGCT containing:
- the LOC122646311 gene encoding 4-coumarate--CoA ligase-like 6, whose translation is MATVVETTQTERVTHDTNLTRISMYDWFSPETGIYTSKQKPIQLPTYPFQDVVSLIFSHKHNGVSALIDSSSGFTIPYSKLPQMVKSIASGLYEIGISQGDVVSILLPNTIYFPIIFMGILSIGGIATAINPLSSLPEIQKQLNQCRTSFVFTSSGKINEIEKMGVGVIAVPENVDSISNSPEFSCFYKLLSSKPNLAPKPLIKQEDTATILFSSGTSGPSKGVVMTHRNLIASVELFVRFEAFQYNYPASENVYLATLPLFHVYGLSLFATGLLSLGTTVVVMRKFSEEEMVKAIDKYRVTHVPAVPPILRSLVRSKKRHEFPSLKQVSSGAAPLSKSLIEDFLRNFPNVDFIQGYGMTETTAVGTRGFNTNAIKYTSIGLLAPNMQAKVVDPISSSSSSSSSMPPGKSGELWLRGPGVMKGYLNNEDATKSAIDKEGWLHTGDIAYFDHDGYIYVLDRMKEIIKYKGFQIAPADLESVLISHPDILDTAVTAGVDEIAGEIPIAFVVKRQGSLISEADVKTYVAGKVAPYKKVRKVIFTRSIPKSSAGKILRRQLKESLKSRM